A genomic stretch from Anaerococcus mediterraneensis includes:
- a CDS encoding ScpA family protein → MKLNIKLEEFEGPFDLLLKLIDREKIDIYDVKIEDITTPFLEEVSKMSIDIGSLSEFIYTSSILLTIKANKLLPKEENQNLEEDFLSYLIEYKKIKSVQDDFKLMENEARKIHVKYQEDLTGFYNEEIIINQDIKILSEEFKKLLEKLEADERTEEKIFDREKLPDVNSYLISLRKTLNFSKELNLHDITRRINSKAECVATFLALLEMVKLKEIYLNQADINSFKIIKRTI, encoded by the coding sequence ATGAAGCTTAATATAAAATTAGAGGAATTTGAGGGACCATTTGATCTTCTTTTAAAACTTATTGATAGAGAAAAAATCGATATATATGATGTAAAGATAGAAGATATAACTACACCGTTTTTAGAAGAAGTTTCTAAGATGTCTATAGATATAGGATCATTATCTGAGTTTATATATACTTCATCTATATTATTGACAATAAAGGCGAATAAGCTTTTACCTAAAGAAGAGAATCAAAATCTAGAAGAAGACTTCTTATCATATTTGATAGAATATAAAAAAATAAAGTCTGTACAAGATGATTTTAAGCTAATGGAGAATGAAGCTAGAAAAATCCATGTGAAATATCAAGAAGATTTGACTGGTTTCTATAATGAAGAAATAATCATAAATCAGGATATAAAGATCTTATCAGAAGAATTTAAAAAACTTCTAGAAAAACTAGAAGCGGATGAAAGAACAGAAGAAAAAATCTTTGATAGAGAAAAACTGCCAGATGTCAATTCCTACTTGATAAGTCTAAGAAAAACCCTTAATTTTTCTAAAGAGCTAAATCTACATGATATAACTCGTAGAATAAATTCTAAGGCAGAGTGTGTAGCTACTTTTTTGGCCTTATTAGAGATGGTAAAATTAAAAGAGATATATCTTAACCAAGCTGATATAAATTCTTTTAAAATTATAAAGAGGACTATATGA
- the scpB gene encoding SMC-Scp complex subunit ScpB: MTNEYLMGLIEEILYVWAEPLDLDDLSKIIYDYDKNQIKKALDCLIKEKNEKESGLFIRIYNGAYQFTSRKEHDKYFEKLVSKTEKKLSSSTLETLSLIAYKQPITRVEIDKIRGVNSQSTIDSLLSKGLIKEKGRLDKIGKPIIYGTTDLFLQYFDIGSLEDLPEIRIESKDED; this comes from the coding sequence ATGACAAATGAGTATTTAATGGGTCTTATAGAAGAAATACTATATGTTTGGGCTGAACCACTAGATTTAGACGACCTTTCAAAAATAATATATGATTATGACAAAAATCAAATAAAAAAAGCCTTAGATTGCCTTATAAAAGAAAAAAATGAAAAAGAAAGCGGATTATTTATTAGGATTTATAACGGCGCTTATCAATTTACTAGTCGTAAAGAACATGACAAATATTTTGAAAAACTGGTCAGTAAAACAGAGAAAAAACTTAGCTCTTCTACACTGGAAACCCTGTCATTGATTGCATACAAGCAACCTATAACTAGGGTTGAAATTGATAAAATCAGAGGGGTAAATTCCCAGTCAACTATAGATTCACTTTTATCTAAGGGCTTAATAAAAGAAAAAGGACGACTAGATAAGATCGGTAAACCCATTATATACGGGACTACAGATTTATTTTTGCAATATTTTGATATAGGATCACTAGAGGACCTACCAGAAATTAGAATAGAGAGTAAGGATGAGGATTAA
- a CDS encoding pseudouridine synthase — MRINKFIAQSGYTSRRKADLLIKNGKVRVNGKNISEPGMIVDKNDLVEIEGKKLVLEDKFYIKLYKPVSFITSNYDPYNDKDLNDLVNIEQRFFAAGRLDKDSEGLLIITNDGEFTNNIIHPRFKLEKEYIVKTDKALSKDQIKKFCQGLNIGNGEITSDSKIKLIGKNTYRVIIHQGYNRQIRRMFDYFGSKVISLKRIRIGSIKLGDLKKKEYRYFTKEEMKFVEKILR, encoded by the coding sequence ATGAGGATTAATAAATTTATAGCTCAAAGTGGATATACATCTAGGAGAAAAGCTGATCTTCTAATAAAAAATGGAAAAGTAAGGGTAAATGGAAAAAATATATCTGAACCAGGTATGATAGTTGATAAAAATGATCTAGTAGAAATAGAGGGGAAAAAGCTCGTTCTAGAAGATAAGTTTTATATAAAACTATATAAACCAGTATCCTTTATCACAAGCAATTATGATCCTTATAATGACAAGGACCTAAATGATCTTGTTAACATTGAACAAAGATTTTTTGCAGCTGGTAGGCTTGATAAGGATAGTGAAGGACTCCTTATAATCACGAATGACGGAGAATTTACAAATAATATTATCCACCCTAGATTTAAACTTGAAAAGGAATATATAGTTAAGACGGATAAGGCATTAAGTAAGGATCAAATTAAAAAGTTTTGTCAGGGTTTGAATATCGGCAATGGAGAAATCACCTCAGATTCAAAAATAAAACTAATAGGTAAAAATACCTATAGGGTTATAATTCACCAAGGATACAACAGACAGATTAGAAGGATGTTTGACTATTTTGGTTCTAAGGTTATAAGTCTAAAAAGAATAAGGATTGGATCTATAAAACTTGGTGACCTAAAGAAAAAAGAGTATAGATATTTTACTAAAGAAGAAATGAAATTTGTTGAGAAAATATTAAGATAG
- a CDS encoding NAD(P)/FAD-dependent oxidoreductase, whose product MINIGIIGGGPAGLMAAITAKSKNNNITILESNPQIGKKLMITGGGRCNITNECLYDQFLQNVVRNKKFIYSCFNKFDNFALMENLRNEGIELISEEDGRVFPKSQDAGEIVDFFYKKIVDLGIDLETNSKVLAVEKNDKFIVKTKDSKYIFDALIIATGGKSYKITGSDGTGYKIAEDLGHKIIETKPVLVPIFIKDKLPIKALSFDKLSLYAKTKTDEINIEGPLMINSNFITGPLVLKASSLLDSKKIDQMSIDFFNDLSYNDLDKLLVNQIEKHSKKTIANVLKTIISDSLVDFILDRLFIDKDISASYLKKDARNLIVKSLKEFKLTFDHYGGFGNAVVTRGGVDVKEINPTNMMSKKIENLFFVGEIIDVDSLTGGYNLQIYLSTAFACGKYIKENL is encoded by the coding sequence ATGATAAATATAGGAATTATTGGTGGTGGTCCAGCAGGATTAATGGCTGCAATTACCGCAAAGTCAAAAAATAATAATATTACAATATTAGAGTCAAATCCTCAAATAGGCAAAAAACTAATGATAACTGGTGGAGGTAGGTGTAATATCACAAATGAATGCCTCTATGATCAGTTTTTGCAAAATGTTGTTAGAAATAAAAAGTTCATATATTCTTGCTTTAATAAGTTTGATAACTTTGCTCTTATGGAAAACCTTAGAAATGAAGGTATAGAGTTGATAAGTGAAGAAGATGGACGTGTTTTTCCAAAAAGTCAAGATGCAGGAGAAATAGTTGATTTTTTCTATAAGAAGATAGTAGACTTAGGCATTGATTTAGAAACCAATTCTAAAGTGCTGGCTGTAGAAAAAAATGATAAATTTATTGTAAAAACTAAGGATAGTAAATATATTTTTGATGCATTGATAATAGCAACTGGGGGCAAATCATATAAAATAACTGGATCAGACGGTACAGGATATAAAATTGCAGAAGATCTTGGTCATAAAATAATAGAAACAAAACCAGTATTAGTTCCTATTTTTATTAAAGATAAGCTTCCTATTAAAGCTTTGTCTTTTGATAAGTTAAGCTTATATGCAAAAACCAAAACCGATGAAATCAATATCGAAGGACCACTTATGATAAATTCTAATTTTATAACTGGACCTTTAGTGCTAAAAGCAAGTTCTTTGCTTGATAGTAAAAAAATTGATCAGATGAGCATAGATTTTTTTAATGATTTATCCTATAATGACTTAGATAAACTTCTAGTAAATCAAATTGAAAAGCATTCAAAAAAGACAATTGCAAATGTCTTAAAAACTATTATTAGCGATTCTTTAGTTGATTTTATACTAGATAGGTTATTTATTGATAAGGATATTTCTGCATCTTATCTAAAAAAAGATGCCAGGAATCTCATAGTAAAATCCCTAAAAGAGTTTAAATTGACATTTGATCACTATGGGGGATTTGGAAATGCTGTCGTCACAAGAGGTGGTGTTGATGTTAAAGAGATCAATCCTACCAACATGATGTCCAAAAAAATTGAAAATTTATTTTTTGTAGGTGAAATAATCGATGTGGATTCTTTGACTGGTGGATATAATTTACAAATCTACTTATCAACAGCTTTCGCCTGTGGTAAATATATAAAGGAGAATTTATGA
- the cmk gene encoding (d)CMP kinase — MTYIIAIDGPSGSGKSTISEILAKKLNIEYLNTGLMYRAVAKYFLDQGFDEDTDEKILKKSLDDINISFVNNKLFINCKDVTDKLRTDDVTKNVSWVSAIDFVRGKMVDLQREIAKNTSFILDGRDIGSVVFPDAKYKFYLTASPYVRAKRRFDQHESDLDIKDLEESIIKRDEYDSNRKVSPLKMAEDAHLIDNSALSIDQTVDLILSFMEDEDVL, encoded by the coding sequence ATGACTTATATTATAGCAATAGACGGACCTAGTGGTTCTGGAAAATCTACAATTTCAGAAATTCTAGCAAAAAAATTAAATATTGAGTATCTAAATACTGGATTGATGTATAGGGCTGTGGCAAAATATTTTTTGGACCAGGGTTTTGATGAGGATACTGATGAAAAAATATTGAAAAAATCTTTAGACGATATAAATATAAGTTTTGTAAATAATAAGTTATTTATTAATTGTAAAGATGTTACTGATAAACTTAGAACTGATGATGTCACAAAGAATGTATCTTGGGTTTCTGCTATAGATTTTGTTAGGGGAAAAATGGTTGATCTTCAAAGAGAAATTGCAAAAAATACTTCTTTTATATTAGACGGTAGGGATATAGGTAGTGTAGTTTTTCCTGATGCAAAATACAAGTTCTATTTGACTGCAAGCCCTTATGTAAGAGCAAAGAGAAGATTTGACCAGCATGAGTCAGATCTTGATATAAAAGACCTAGAAGAATCTATAATAAAAAGAGATGAATATGACTCAAATAGAAAAGTTTCACCATTAAAAATGGCAGAGGATGCACATTTGATTGATAATTCTGCACTCAGTATAGATCAAACAGTAGATCTGATTCTATCTTTTATGGAGGATGAGGATGTTTTATAG
- a CDS encoding 1-acyl-sn-glycerol-3-phosphate acyltransferase, which produces MFYRIILAILKVVFFPFFRIRVHNKEKLPNSSDIIVCANHWSNLDPIFLGIALPYEFNFMAKKELFENALLNKILTGLNAFPIDRQSNDLKALRYSIKLIKEDKTLGIFPEGTRVKSIDRNNMKEGVAFIASKAKADILPVEIVTTYRIFSKVDIYVKDLIAINQYEDLKNKEAMKIISDRVFEEIYDERLSLESREYADINS; this is translated from the coding sequence ATGTTTTATAGGATTATTTTAGCCATACTAAAAGTTGTTTTCTTTCCTTTTTTTAGAATAAGGGTACACAATAAAGAAAAACTTCCTAATAGTTCTGATATTATAGTTTGTGCTAATCATTGGTCCAATTTAGATCCTATATTTTTAGGTATCGCCTTACCTTATGAATTTAATTTTATGGCAAAAAAAGAGCTTTTTGAAAATGCTTTGCTTAATAAAATTTTGACTGGACTGAATGCTTTCCCTATTGATAGACAATCAAATGACTTAAAGGCTTTAAGATATTCAATAAAATTGATAAAAGAAGATAAGACATTGGGGATCTTTCCGGAAGGAACAAGGGTTAAATCTATAGACAGGAATAATATGAAAGAGGGGGTAGCTTTTATAGCTAGTAAGGCAAAGGCAGATATACTCCCTGTAGAAATTGTGACAACTTATAGAATATTTTCCAAAGTTGATATATATGTAAAAGATTTGATAGCGATCAACCAATATGAAGATTTGAAAAATAAAGAAGCCATGAAAATCATTAGTGATAGAGTGTTTGAAGAAATTTATGATGAGAGATTATCGTTAGAAAGTAGAGAATATGCAGATATTAATAGCTGA
- a CDS encoding bifunctional 4-hydroxy-3-methylbut-2-enyl diphosphate reductase/30S ribosomal protein S1 translates to MQILIAENSGFCFGVKRSVDLAKKALEAGKKAYCLGPLIHNPQLVEEFSRKGLEVIDHKNALEIKDSLIVIRAHGEDKKFKELLKENGNELYDATCPVLNNIYKKIKDKENDGYQIIIIGDKSHPEIIAMDSFVNNGIVISDETEAKNIKNYKKLYVVSQTTNRLEYFMNIANKLEENNDSVVIENTICNATKLRQDSARKLASQVDCMIVVGGFNSSNTNKLYKVASLFCKNVLRIETVKDLPLQKLSKFKKVGIIAGASTPDTIIEEVVSSMDEFTKEEFMNSLENSLRKIYPKEVITGTVINVKDDEVFVDIQYRADGIVKLDEMTEEEANDPKNSFEVGEDIDVYVIKLDDGEGNVALSTRRVEGMKAWTELAEKFENEELVHGKVNGFNKGGLTVEVNGVNGFIPASQIATYFVKNLKKFVGEEWDLKIVSIDERKNRLVLSRREVLEEELDSLWEELEEGQVVKGKVARLTDFGAFVEVNGLDGLLHVSDIAWTRVEHPSDVLNVGDEIEVKILKLNKEKNRISLGRKQLIEKPFESFANNHQVGDVVEGKVVNLLDFGAFVEIADGVEGLVHVSEISWEHVEKPSDELNVGDSVEVKIISIDKEEEKVGLSIKALKEAPERPERKPRKQVRNNDRPRRKVERENTNSFGDDDLNNNLGDMLAQALSEQGSEDLLGSIEEDAE, encoded by the coding sequence ATGCAGATATTAATAGCTGAAAATTCTGGATTTTGTTTTGGTGTAAAAAGAAGCGTAGACCTTGCAAAAAAAGCACTAGAGGCTGGCAAGAAAGCCTATTGCCTGGGCCCTTTGATTCATAATCCACAGTTAGTAGAAGAATTTAGCCGTAAAGGTCTAGAGGTCATTGATCATAAGAATGCACTAGAAATAAAAGATTCTTTAATTGTCATAAGAGCGCATGGAGAAGATAAAAAGTTCAAGGAACTTCTAAAAGAAAATGGAAATGAACTTTATGATGCGACATGTCCAGTTCTTAATAACATATATAAAAAAATAAAAGATAAAGAGAATGATGGATATCAAATAATAATTATTGGAGATAAAAGTCATCCAGAAATAATTGCTATGGACTCTTTTGTAAATAATGGTATAGTTATTTCAGATGAGACTGAAGCAAAAAATATTAAGAATTATAAAAAGCTATATGTAGTAAGCCAGACTACAAATAGACTTGAATATTTCATGAATATTGCTAACAAGTTAGAAGAAAATAATGATAGTGTAGTAATAGAAAACACAATCTGCAATGCAACTAAACTTAGACAGGATTCTGCAAGAAAATTGGCTAGTCAGGTTGATTGTATGATTGTAGTTGGTGGTTTTAATAGTTCTAATACAAACAAGTTATATAAGGTAGCTAGTTTGTTTTGTAAAAATGTTTTAAGGATTGAAACTGTTAAAGATCTACCTTTGCAAAAGCTCTCTAAATTTAAAAAAGTAGGAATAATCGCAGGTGCGTCTACGCCTGATACGATTATCGAGGAGGTAGTAAGTAGTATGGATGAATTCACAAAAGAAGAATTTATGAACAGTCTGGAAAATAGTTTAAGAAAGATTTACCCAAAAGAGGTAATCACAGGTACAGTTATCAACGTAAAAGATGATGAAGTATTTGTTGACATCCAATATCGCGCAGATGGTATTGTTAAACTAGATGAAATGACTGAAGAAGAAGCAAATGATCCTAAAAACAGTTTTGAAGTTGGTGAGGATATAGACGTTTACGTTATCAAACTAGATGATGGCGAAGGCAACGTAGCTTTATCTACAAGAAGAGTAGAGGGCATGAAAGCTTGGACAGAATTAGCTGAAAAGTTTGAAAACGAAGAATTAGTTCACGGTAAAGTTAATGGATTTAACAAGGGCGGACTAACTGTTGAAGTTAATGGCGTTAATGGTTTTATACCAGCTAGCCAAATTGCAACATATTTTGTTAAAAATCTTAAAAAATTCGTTGGTGAAGAATGGGATCTTAAGATCGTAAGCATCGATGAGAGAAAAAATAGACTTGTTTTATCTAGAAGAGAAGTTCTTGAAGAAGAACTTGATAGCCTATGGGAAGAACTAGAAGAAGGTCAAGTAGTTAAAGGTAAAGTGGCTAGACTTACAGACTTTGGTGCTTTTGTAGAAGTTAATGGTCTTGATGGTTTGCTACACGTTTCTGATATTGCTTGGACAAGAGTTGAACACCCTTCTGATGTTTTAAACGTTGGCGATGAAATCGAAGTTAAGATATTAAAACTTAATAAAGAGAAGAACAGAATTTCACTTGGACGTAAACAACTTATAGAAAAACCATTTGAAAGTTTTGCTAACAACCACCAAGTTGGCGATGTTGTAGAAGGAAAGGTAGTAAACCTACTTGACTTTGGAGCATTTGTTGAAATAGCAGACGGAGTAGAAGGTTTAGTTCACGTATCTGAGATTTCTTGGGAACACGTAGAAAAACCATCAGATGAACTAAACGTTGGTGACAGCGTAGAAGTTAAAATCATCTCTATCGACAAAGAAGAAGAAAAAGTTGGTCTAAGCATAAAGGCTCTTAAAGAAGCTCCAGAGAGACCTGAAAGAAAGCCAAGAAAACAAGTTAGAAATAACGATAGACCAAGAAGAAAAGTTGAAAGAGAAAACACAAACTCATTCGGTGATGACGATCTAAACAACAACCTAGGAGATATGCTTGCACAAGCTTTATCAGAACAAGGTTCTGAAGATCTACTTGGTTCAATCGAAGAAGATGCTGAATAA
- the miaB gene encoding tRNA (N6-isopentenyl adenosine(37)-C2)-methylthiotransferase MiaB → MANIDKYRDFFKGKTYNITTFGCQMNEHDSERISFILEDLGYVYEEDRKKADFILFNTCLVRENAELKLYGQVSSLKKIKKENPEKIIAVSGCMMQTEVARQVIIDKHDEVDIIFGTKNINSLSDLIFRYLETNERVVDISTDNAKDDFVKYNTPNDFQAYVNIMTGCDNFCSYCIVPESRGREDSRRPSSIIQEVEYLVNQGYKEITLLGQNVNSYGNKSDFKHTFPELLEKIAQIPNLKRLRFTTSHPKDLSDELIEVIKRYDNICKYFHLPLQSGSDKVLKDMNRRYDQKKYLERVNKLREAIPDIAISTDIIVGYPTETEEDFLETIKVCEIVEYDTAFTFKYSPRPKTRAAKLKPLDDDIIQDRFDRLLDTIYPIFYEKNKKYIGKTVEVLLESESKNNPEVLTGRTDDYKLVHVKADKSLIGQFVNVKIKDNTSFTISGDLVV, encoded by the coding sequence ATGGCAAATATAGATAAATATAGAGATTTTTTTAAAGGAAAAACATACAATATAACAACTTTTGGTTGCCAAATGAATGAGCACGATTCAGAAAGAATTTCATTTATACTAGAGGATCTGGGTTATGTCTATGAAGAAGATAGAAAAAAAGCAGATTTTATCTTATTTAATACTTGTCTAGTCAGAGAAAATGCAGAACTAAAATTATATGGACAGGTCTCTTCTCTAAAAAAAATAAAGAAAGAAAATCCTGAAAAAATTATCGCTGTATCAGGTTGTATGATGCAGACTGAGGTTGCCAGACAAGTTATAATCGACAAACATGATGAAGTAGATATAATTTTTGGAACTAAAAACATCAATTCTCTTTCAGACCTTATATTTAGGTATCTAGAGACTAATGAAAGAGTTGTAGATATATCAACAGATAATGCAAAAGATGACTTTGTAAAATATAATACACCAAATGACTTCCAAGCCTATGTTAATATAATGACAGGTTGCGATAATTTCTGTTCTTATTGTATTGTACCAGAATCAAGAGGTAGGGAAGATTCAAGAAGACCTTCTTCTATAATCCAAGAGGTAGAATATTTAGTTAACCAAGGATACAAGGAAATCACTCTTTTGGGACAAAATGTAAATTCATACGGTAATAAATCTGATTTTAAACACACATTCCCTGAATTATTGGAAAAGATAGCACAAATCCCAAATTTAAAAAGACTAAGATTTACGACAAGCCATCCAAAAGATTTGTCTGATGAATTGATCGAAGTTATAAAAAGATATGATAATATATGTAAATATTTTCACTTGCCTTTACAGTCAGGTTCAGATAAGGTTTTAAAAGATATGAATCGTAGATATGATCAAAAAAAATACCTTGAAAGAGTAAATAAACTTAGAGAAGCTATACCAGACATAGCCATATCTACAGATATCATAGTTGGGTATCCAACAGAGACAGAAGAGGACTTTTTAGAAACTATAAAGGTATGTGAAATCGTAGAATATGATACAGCATTTACATTTAAATACTCACCAAGGCCAAAGACAAGAGCAGCAAAACTTAAACCTTTAGATGATGACATTATACAAGATAGGTTTGATAGACTATTAGATACTATCTATCCAATTTTTTATGAAAAAAACAAAAAATATATAGGAAAAACTGTAGAAGTTCTTTTGGAATCAGAAAGTAAAAATAATCCAGAAGTTTTGACAGGCCGTACTGATGATTATAAGTTAGTTCATGTAAAGGCAGATAAAAGTTTGATTGGTCAATTTGTAAATGTAAAAATAAAAGATAATACATCATTCACTATTAGTGGAGATTTGGTAGTATAA
- a CDS encoding V-type ATPase subunit, with translation MKDVCVKAKSKLSRLLDDDLVENLLREDDVYIKIEYLKNKYEFLSSCGKKLDVENALYNDFYKQIKSLDYFLRDVDNIFFQKYFSIFRIYLIQEIITSIVNGSLESNYLNFINSPFFYGLVLKENYSIKDFVRSIDDNHIRRVLEPFMNKNMDQELLIFLSSNSLIKSYYRDLLKLSNKFSREERKLIKRFISEEINLENFQMLYRLKSFFEISDADIFNYLIEGGYLFNGQRLRELSNLNKNEFLEYFSSSKYKDIFKDQDLFYKNIQDRKTKLYKDEIINEKSDVLYCISAINLLYIDLKNIICMIEMGENYTYEDKKELVIGR, from the coding sequence ATGAAAGATGTTTGTGTAAAAGCAAAATCAAAATTATCTAGACTGCTGGATGATGATCTAGTAGAAAATTTGTTAAGAGAAGACGATGTGTATATAAAAATAGAATATTTAAAGAATAAATATGAATTTTTATCATCTTGTGGTAAAAAATTAGATGTCGAAAATGCTCTATATAATGACTTTTATAAGCAAATAAAAAGTCTTGATTATTTTTTAAGAGACGTAGATAATATATTTTTTCAGAAATATTTCTCGATCTTTAGGATTTATTTGATACAAGAAATCATCACTAGTATTGTAAATGGATCATTAGAATCAAATTATTTGAATTTTATAAATAGTCCATTTTTTTATGGACTGGTTCTTAAAGAAAACTATTCAATTAAAGATTTTGTAAGATCAATAGATGATAACCATATTAGAAGAGTTCTTGAGCCATTCATGAACAAAAATATGGACCAAGAACTTTTGATATTTTTATCATCAAATTCATTGATAAAGTCTTATTATAGAGATTTACTCAAGCTAAGTAATAAGTTTTCTAGAGAAGAAAGAAAACTCATAAAAAGATTTATATCTGAAGAAATCAACCTTGAAAATTTTCAAATGCTTTATAGGCTAAAATCTTTTTTTGAAATCAGCGATGCAGATATTTTTAACTATCTTATTGAGGGTGGATATCTATTTAATGGACAAAGACTTAGAGAGCTATCTAACCTAAATAAGAATGAATTTTTAGAGTACTTTTCATCAAGTAAATACAAAGATATTTTTAAAGATCAGGATTTGTTTTATAAAAACATACAAGATAGAAAAACAAAACTTTACAAAGATGAAATAATCAATGAGAAATCAGATGTTTTGTATTGTATCTCGGCTATAAACCTATTGTATATAGATTTGAAAAATATTATTTGTATGATTGAGATGGGTGAAAATTATACCTATGAAGATAAGAAAGAATTAGTGATAGGAAGGTAA
- a CDS encoding V-type ATP synthase subunit I — protein MANKLNNSNENYLLVYPKQVNEDIKRAVNTMGFLDKDLPEESLSSIENQIREIEKEIKDTEIEIDRLEKENKDIINALPATIDYYEKSEKVIEKMAKGDKYLYLTGWVPESKIEDFKSLTNKYDKTSVKVKNKANEHVPTKLKNNKLFSPFEFLVNMYGAPNYNELDPTPFFAITYMILYGMMFGDIGQGLVFVLLSFFVDKRNKTFGALIRRIGFSACFFGLMYGSVFGIENLIPALLIKPFDNIMKVLIASVAFGIALLFISYCLGIYNKVYKQHNIEEGIFGKEGLAGLMMMISFVLLILNIVKVSPLPKEVGLVILIISIVMIIFSKPIAAKIEKREKVFESSAFDYYVESSFSIIEALLSVFSNLVSFTRVGAFAINHVGLYMAFEVMSKIAGGGIKGLIILILGNILIIGLEGMIVFIQGLRLEFYEMFSKYYQGNGRKFRPIRESK, from the coding sequence ATGGCAAATAAATTAAATAACTCAAATGAAAACTATTTGCTAGTATACCCAAAACAAGTAAATGAAGATATAAAAAGAGCTGTTAATACTATGGGATTTTTAGATAAAGATCTCCCAGAAGAAAGTTTATCATCTATAGAGAATCAAATAAGAGAAATCGAAAAAGAAATAAAGGACACTGAAATAGAAATAGATAGATTAGAAAAAGAAAATAAAGATATTATCAACGCTTTACCAGCTACTATAGATTACTATGAAAAAAGTGAGAAAGTAATAGAAAAGATGGCAAAAGGTGATAAGTATTTATACCTTACAGGCTGGGTTCCAGAATCTAAGATAGAAGATTTTAAGTCTTTAACCAATAAGTATGATAAGACTTCAGTTAAGGTAAAAAACAAGGCGAATGAACATGTTCCAACCAAGCTTAAAAATAATAAATTATTTAGTCCTTTTGAGTTTTTAGTAAATATGTATGGTGCTCCAAATTATAATGAGCTTGATCCGACACCGTTTTTTGCTATAACCTACATGATTTTATATGGAATGATGTTTGGAGATATTGGCCAAGGTTTGGTCTTTGTTTTATTAAGCTTTTTTGTTGATAAAAGAAATAAAACATTCGGTGCCCTTATTAGAAGAATCGGGTTTTCTGCATGTTTCTTTGGTTTGATGTATGGTTCAGTATTTGGTATTGAAAACTTAATACCTGCCTTACTGATAAAGCCATTTGATAATATAATGAAGGTGTTAATTGCTTCAGTCGCATTTGGAATAGCTTTGTTATTTATATCTTATTGTTTAGGTATCTACAACAAAGTATATAAACAACATAATATTGAGGAAGGTATTTTTGGAAAGGAAGGACTTGCAGGACTAATGATGATGATTTCATTTGTTCTTTTAATATTAAATATTGTAAAAGTAAGTCCTCTTCCAAAAGAAGTTGGTTTAGTAATTCTAATTATTTCAATTGTAATGATAATTTTTTCAAAACCAATTGCAGCAAAGATCGAAAAAAGAGAAAAAGTATTTGAATCAAGTGCCTTTGACTATTATGTAGAAAGCTCGTTTTCAATAATTGAAGCACTTCTTTCGGTGTTTTCAAACCTTGTTTCTTTCACTAGGGTAGGAGCCTTTGCTATTAACCACGTAGGTTTATATATGGCTTTTGAAGTAATGAGTAAAATAGCTGGTGGTGGAATAAAGGGATTAATTATCTTAATCTTAGGAAATATTCTTATCATAGGTCTTGAAGGCATGATAGTGTTTATTCAAGGTTTAAGACTAGAATTTTATGAAATGTTCAGTAAATATTATCAAGGAAATGGTCGTAAATTTAGACCAATTAGAGAAAGTAAATAA
- a CDS encoding ATP synthase subunit C, with translation MIKYTAMLALAVVIITIYSGLYLLKTNEDSSKSKIRKALKINLFTFVPVMMMIVVLMIPSGSKAAEGVATAQAASDGLKYIGAALSTGLAAIGTGYAVGTVGSAALGAISEDQSILGRTIIFVGLAEGIAIFGVIISIMILNA, from the coding sequence ATGATTAAATATACAGCAATGCTAGCTTTAGCAGTAGTAATAATAACAATTTATTCAGGTTTATACCTATTAAAAACCAATGAGGATTCTTCAAAATCTAAAATAAGAAAAGCACTAAAGATAAATTTATTTACCTTTGTGCCTGTTATGATGATGATAGTTGTACTTATGATACCATCTGGATCAAAAGCAGCAGAAGGTGTAGCAACAGCACAAGCAGCTTCTGATGGTCTTAAATATATAGGTGCAGCCCTTTCTACAGGTCTTGCAGCTATCGGTACAGGATATGCAGTAGGTACAGTTGGTTCTGCAGCCCTTGGTGCTATTTCTGAAGACCAATCTATCTTGGGTAGGACAATTATATTCGTAGGTCTTGCTGAAGGTATAGCTATATTTGGTGTTATCATTTCAATAATGATTCTAAACGCATAA